A genome region from Nerophis lumbriciformis linkage group LG18, RoL_Nlum_v2.1, whole genome shotgun sequence includes the following:
- the dot1l gene encoding histone-lysine N-methyltransferase, H3 lysine-79 specific isoform X4: MGEKLELKLKSPVGAEPAGYPWPLPVYDKHHDAAQEIIETIRWVCEEIPDLKLAMENYVLIDYDTKCFESMQRLCDKYNRAIDSIHQLWKGTTQPMKLNKRPSNGLLRHILQQVYNHSVTDPEKLNNYEPFSPEVYGETSFDLVAQIIDEMEMMEDDTFVDLGSGVGQVVLQVAAATNCKHYYGVEKADIPATYAETMDKEFKKWMKWYGKKHGEYTLERGDFLSEEWKERIANTSIIFVNNFAFGPEVDHQLKERFANMKEGGKIVSSKPFAPLNFRINSRNLSDIGTIMRVVELSPLRGSVSWTGKPVSYYLHTIDRTILENYFASLKNPKLREEQEVARRRHQKDTKDSKSNSTTPTKTKEQNKQDSGGEEEQPPLVTVVKAAAKPRRAKLMSKGRKLNNNSNNKKRGRPKKAAPAVDKNKKNQSALDLLHAKTLSAAPPQDAYLQPRSPFYQLPPKVQHYPANQLLLSPTPPGLQNLLDNFKVQYLQFMAYMKTPQYRSNLQQLLEQEKQKHRDLSGQAEQLHSICQAHKDKIKGLFQTKLDELGVKALTVEDLLQAQKEISAHNHQLKEQTKQLERDMALLKDHSLLLLKSRCEELKLDWGSLCLENLLKEKQALRRQISEKQRHCLELQISIVELEKSQRQQELLQLKSYSPREDSPYRKNPDACSSADMDTSKFALSSAQVLNGISPERPINGTSSPSFERPSTKIELLSRYLPISPDHDIVSAMPEARQRLQISHALPDYTRFSPAKIALRRHLNQEPTASGHLRGLGLPTHRMEMGGMNSPLGAKQSSPSPNASDTPRSTERGGKEKSPSVQGESSIKSLPISIPLSTVHPSKLPVSIPLASVVLPSRAERLRSTPSPVSQACQTNGYSSCSGLMNGGLHPEDQNGASSSPPNTNTPLAGPLSRGGPIQSPPVSTGGVLHYADGPPRMLPEDGGEECQEADSDTEPQDNELRRRIFFSSSSSSSSSSSSSGSGGSVAGGSRLHHHAGSSAKQGYHSNHGNHNHQSPGTQHSHTPAHVSSSHSAHCLASQEGRKRGRRKRGSTAAMATSGSPKRRSFPGINANNHSSGSPLNINSMVSNINQPLEISAISSPEQSSRSPARTEVDQPPVLKRERPVEVNGTGHYSSAPSSDDDDSGYPADGSSSRIERKIATISLESRDGHNRIGENERGRKSGNSSGNSTGSEASSSSSLSSTSKWKSTFSPISDPKQSNSDLRQGGSPFGMGGSNRDLDSDYKQHHQQPRKCSDGELSNYPNPFLSQETGNRSGASGGTQGGSISEPRQALQKPKAPRDWELKTSSGHSSQNLFMSAAASNGGGILSGKVGASAVTVSSTGSSVGSSNAGGNTRLVNGHSGLGSFSTAGLAGGAAGGIFHHAVPSVSSHQFGASLPTSGGLSSLLSLSSSQQTTPQPASMRLASASSPLPSSSSSTSQAQHSRTQSVLHSPSTPTLLLPPPPPLHSAPLHAESPPPSRSDSLHSVRLSHSSLHHQRAHSSLTLTISSFTPSSSAALSATASSSSSSSRPFAVHYSPRLPPTPPSSSGGGVSSMRRTQGMHGAYSTSSSLPGSRPR, from the exons GATAAACACCATGATGCTGCTCAAGAAATCATCGAGACCATTCG GTGGGTGTGCGAAGAGATTCCAGACCTCAAACTGGCAATGGAAAACTATGTACTCATCGACTACGACACCAAGTG tTTTGAGAGTATGCAGAGACTGTGTGACAAATACAACAGGGCGATTGACAGCATTCACCAGCTG TGGAAAGGGACCACCCAGCCCATGAAGCTGAACAAGCGACCTTCCAACGGGCTGTTGAGACACATCCTCCAGCAGGTATACAACCATTCGGTGACCGACCCGGAGAAGCTAAACAACTATGAGCCCTTCTCCCCGGAGGTGTACGGGGAGACGTCTTTCGACCTGGTGGCTCAAATCATCgatgagatggagatgatggAGGATGACACCTTTGTTGATCTTGGCAGCG GCGTGGGTCAGGTGGTGCTGCAGGTTgctgcagcgaccaactgtaaacACTACTATGGCGTGGAAAAGGCAGATATTCCAGCAACCTATGCAGAG ACCATGGACAAAGAGTTTAAAAAGTGGATGAAATGGTACGGGAAGAAACACGGGGAATACACA CTGGAGAGGGGAGATTTTCTGTCTGAAGAATGGAAAGAACGAATTGCCAACACAAG TATTATTTTCGTGAATAACTTTGCCTTCGGGCCTGAGGTGGATCACCAGCTGAAGGAACGTTTTGCAAACATGAAGGAAG GTGGAAAAATTGTATCCTCCAAACCATTTGCACCCTTAAATTTTCGAATAAACAGCCGAAATTTGAGTG ATATAGGCACAATAATGCGTGTGGTGGAGCTCTCGCCACTGAGGGGCTCTGTGTCCTGGACTGGAAAGCCTGTTTCCTACTACTTGCATACCATAGACCGCACCATA CTTGAAAACTACTTTGCAAGTCTCAAAAATCCTAAACTCAGG GAAGAGCAAGAGGTAGCTAGGCGACGTCATCAGAAAGATACAAAGGACAGTAAAAGCAATAGTACCACGCCCACCAAAACTAAGGAACAAAACAAG CAGGACTCTGGTGGGGAGGAGGAGCAGCCTCCTTTGGTGACAGTGGTTAAGGCCGCCGCCAAACCCCGCCGAGCAAAGCTCATGTCCAAAGGTCGGAAGctgaacaacaacagcaacaacaagaaGAGAGGTCGACCCAAGAAGGCAGCACCGGCTGttgacaaaaacaagaagaaccaGAGCGCGTTGGATTTGCTGCATGCCAAGACCCTTTCTGCAGCACCCCCTCAGG ATGCATACCTGCAACCACGGAGCCCCTTTTATCAACTACCTCCTAAAGTTCAGCACTATCCAGCCAATCAACTGTTGCTGAGCCCAACTCCTCCTGGTCTGCAAAATCTGCTAG ATAACTTTAAAGTTCAATACCTCCAGTTTATGGCCTACATGAAGACTCCGCAGTACCGCTCCAACCTGCAGCAGCTTTTAGAGCAGGAGAAG CAAAAACACAGGGATTTGTCTGGACAGGCAGAGCAGCTCCATTCCATCTGCCAGGCTCACAAGGACAAAATCAAAGGTCTCTTTCAGACCAAACTCGACGAG CTGGGAGTGAAAGCTCTCACTGTGGAGGACCTGCTGCAGGCTCAGAAGGAGATATCAGCTCATAACCATCAGCTGAAAGAGCAGACAAAACAGCTCGAGAGAGACATGGCTTTGCTGAAAGACCACAGCCTGCTACTG cTGAAGTCTCGATGTGAGGAGCTGAAGCTAGATTGGGGCTCGTTGTGTCTGGAAAATCTACTAAAGGAGAAACAGGCCCTGCGGAGACAAATCTCTGAGAAGCAGAGGCACTGCTTAGAGTTGCAG ATCAGCATTGTAGAGCTGGAGAAAAGTCAAAGGCAGCAGGAGCTTCTTCAGCTCAAATCTTACAGCCCTCGTGAGGATTCACCTTATAGAAAGAACCCAGATGCCTGCTCCTCCGCAGACATGGACACCTCCAAGTTTGCACTGTCTTCTGCCCAAGTTCTTAATGGCATCAGCCCAGAAAGACCCATCAACGGCACCAGCTCGCCTTCTTTTGAGCGGCCAAGCACTAAGATTGAGCTCCTTTCACGCTATCTCCCCATCTCTCCCGACCACGACATCGTGTCTGCCATGCCTGAAGCTCGGCAGAGACTGCAGATCTCCCACGCTCTTCCTGATTACACACGCTTCTCCCCAGCCAAAATTGCCTTGCGCAGGCATCTGAACCAGGAGCCCACGGCCTCTGGCCACCTGAGAGGCCTCGGGCTGCCCACACACAG GATGGAAATGGGTGGCATGAACTCCCCTCTTGGAGCCAAGCAGAGCAGCCCGTCTCCTAATGCATCTGATACACCGAGGAGCACTGAGAGG GGTGGAAAGGAGAAGAGTCCATCTGTTCAGGGAGAAAGCAGCATCAAAAGCCTTCCAATAAGTATTCCTCTGAGCACTGTCCACCCAAGCAAACTTCCAGTCAGCATTCCACTGGCCAGTGTTGTGTTGCCTAGTCGGGCTGAGAGGCTG AGAAGTACTCCAAGCCCTGTGTCTCAGGCCTGTCAAACCAATG GATATTCATCTTGCTCAGGGCTCATGAATGGGGGTCTACACCCAGAGGATCAAAATGGTGCTTCTTCATCGcctccaaacacaaacacacctcTGGCAGGACCGCTGAGCAGAGGAGGTCCCATTCAAAGCCCCCCAGTCAGCACTGGGGGTGTTCTTCATTATGCAGACGGACCTCCTAGGATGCTTCCGGAAGATGGCGGCGAAGAATGCCAAGAAGCAGACTCTGACACGGAACCGCAGGACAATGAACTACGGAGGAGAATCTTTTTCTCCTCGTCCTCGTCgtcgtcctcctcttcctcgtcATCAGGCAGTGGAGGCAGCGTGGCCGGAGGATCACGCCTCCACCATCATGCCGGCAGCTCAGCCAAGCAGGGATACCACAGTAACCACGGCAACCACAACCACCAGTCCCCCGGCACACAGCACAGTCACACACCGGCGCACGTGTCGTCATCACACTCCGCTCACTGCCTCGCTTCTCAAGAGGGACGTAAGCGAGGGAGGCGGAAGCGCGGCTCCACAGCGGCCATGGCAACCAGCGGCTCACCTAAGAGGAGATCATTCCCTGGAATCAACGCCAACAACCACTCCTCTGGGTCACCACTCAACATCAATTCCATG GTGAGCAACATAAACCAACCCCTGGAGATCTCTGCCATCTCGTCGCCAGAGCAATCAAGCCGCAGCCCGGCCAGGACTGAAGTTGACCAACCTCCTGTCCTGAAGAGAGAGCGCCCTGTGGAAGTGAATGGTACAGGTCACTACTCCTCCGCCCCCAGCTCTGATGATGACGACTCAGGATACCCTGCTGACGGCTCCAGCTCACG AATTGAAAGAAAAATTGCTACAATTTCCTTGGAAAGCAGAGATGGACACAATAGAATAGGGGAAAATGAAAGAG GCAGGAAGTCTGGAAACAGCAGTGGTAACAGCACAGGTAGTGaggcctcctcctcctcatccttgTCCTCTACAAGCAAATGGAAGTCAACCTTTTCACCCATTTCTGACCCCAAGCAATCCAACTCAGACCTTAGACAAGGAGGATCTCCGTTTGGAATGGGAGGTTCAAACCGGGACTTAGACTCTGATTACAAACAACACCATCAGCAGCCAAGGAAGTGTAGCGATGGAGAGTTATCCAACTACCCCAACCCTTTCCTGAGTCAAGAAACTGGAAACCGCAGTGGTGCTAGCGGCGGAACCCAGGGCGGAAGCATTTCTGAGCCGCGCCAGGCTCTACAGAAACCGAAGGCCCCTCGCGATTGGGAGCTAAAGACCAGCAGTGGCCACTCCAGTCAGAACCTCTTCATGTCTGCTGCCGCCAGCAATGGAGGGGGCATTCTAAGTGGGAAAGTTGGGGCCAGCGCTGTCACAGTTTCCTCGACAGGATCCTCTGTGG GAAGCTCCAATGCAGGCGGGAACACACGACTGGTCAACGGACATTCTGGCCTTGGGAGTTTCTCTACCGCTGGGCTGGCAGGTGGAGCAGCAGGAG GTATCTTTCATCATGCGGTTCCCTCGGTGTCCTCCCATCAGTTTGGGGCGTCGTTGCCCACCTCAGGAGGCCTCAGCTCTCTGCTCAGTCTCTCCTCCTCCCAACAAACCACCCCCCAGCCCGCCTCAATGCGCCTGGCCTCCGCATCCTCACCTCTcccctcatcctcctcctccacATCACAGGCCCAGCATAGCCGCACCCAGTCGGTGCTGCACAGCCCCTCTACTCCCACGCTCTTGCTGCCCCCGCCGCCACCCCTGCACAGTGCTCCCTTGCACGCCGAATCCCCACCACCCTCTCGGTCTGACTCCCTCCACTCTGTCCGTCTCTCCCACTCTTCTCTCCATCACCAGAGGGCGCATTCGTCCCTCACTCTTACCATCTCATCTTTCACCCCGTCCTCCTCTGCCGCTCTCTCTGCTActgcttcctcctcttcctcctcgtcTCGTCCATTCGCAGTACATTACTCCCCCCGCCTTCCACCGACGCCACCCAGTAGCTCAGGTGGTGGCGTCAGCAGCATGCGAAGGACTCAGGGCATGCATGGCGCCTACAGCACCTCCTCTTCACTCCCTGGCTCTCGACCGAGATAG
- the dot1l gene encoding histone-lysine N-methyltransferase, H3 lysine-79 specific isoform X1, with the protein MGEKLELKLKSPVGAEPAGYPWPLPVYDKHHDAAQEIIETIRWVCEEIPDLKLAMENYVLIDYDTKCFESMQRLCDKYNRAIDSIHQLWKGTTQPMKLNKRPSNGLLRHILQQVYNHSVTDPEKLNNYEPFSPEVYGETSFDLVAQIIDEMEMMEDDTFVDLGSGVGQVVLQVAAATNCKHYYGVEKADIPATYAETMDKEFKKWMKWYGKKHGEYTLERGDFLSEEWKERIANTSIIFVNNFAFGPEVDHQLKERFANMKEGGKIVSSKPFAPLNFRINSRNLSDIGTIMRVVELSPLRGSVSWTGKPVSYYLHTIDRTILENYFASLKNPKLREEQEVARRRHQKDTKDSKSNSTTPTKTKEQNKQDSGGEEEQPPLVTVVKAAAKPRRAKLMSKGRKLNNNSNNKKRGRPKKAAPAVDKNKKNQSALDLLHAKTLSAAPPQDAYLQPRSPFYQLPPKVQHYPANQLLLSPTPPGLQNLLDNFKVQYLQFMAYMKTPQYRSNLQQLLEQEKQKHRDLSGQAEQLHSICQAHKDKIKGLFQTKLDELGVKALTVEDLLQAQKEISAHNHQLKEQTKQLERDMALLKDHSLLLLKSRCEELKLDWGSLCLENLLKEKQALRRQISEKQRHCLELQISIVELEKSQRQQELLQLKSYSPREDSPYRKNPDACSSADMDTSKFALSSAQVLNGISPERPINGTSSPSFERPSTKIELLSRYLPISPDHDIVSAMPEARQRLQISHALPDYTRFSPAKIALRRHLNQEPTASGHLRGLGLPTHRMEMGGMNSPLGAKQSSPSPNASDTPRSTERGGKEKSPSVQGESSIKSLPISIPLSTVHPSKLPVSIPLASVVLPSRAERLRSTPSPVSQACQTNGYSSCSGLMNGGLHPEDQNGASSSPPNTNTPLAGPLSRGGPIQSPPVSTGGVLHYADGPPRMLPEDGGEECQEADSDTEPQDNELRRRIFFSSSSSSSSSSSSSGSGGSVAGGSRLHHHAGSSAKQGYHSNHGNHNHQSPGTQHSHTPAHVSSSHSAHCLASQEGRKRGRRKRGSTAAMATSGSPKRRSFPGINANNHSSGSPLNINSMVSNINQPLEISAISSPEQSSRSPARTEVDQPPVLKRERPVEVNGTGHYSSAPSSDDDDSGYPADGSSSRIERKIATISLESRDGHNRIGENERGRKSGNSSGNSTGSEASSSSSLSSTSKWKSTFSPISDPKQSNSDLRQGGSPFGMGGSNRDLDSDYKQHHQQPRKCSDGELSNYPNPFLSQETGNRSGASGGTQGGSISEPRQALQKPKAPRDWELKTSSGHSSQNLFMSAAASNGGGILSGKVGASAVTVSSTGSSVGQYLGSQFPLGGTSVLQSLFGAQTGSSNAGGNTRLVNGHSGLGSFSTAGLAGGAAGGIFHHAVPSVSSHQFGASLPTSGGLSSLLSLSSSQQTTPQPASMRLASASSPLPSSSSSTSQAQHSRTQSVLHSPSTPTLLLPPPPPLHSAPLHAESPPPSRSDSLHSVRLSHSSLHHQRAHSSLTLTISSFTPSSSAALSATASSSSSSSRPFAVHYSPRLPPTPPSSSGGGVSSMRRTQGMHGAYSTSSSLPGSRPR; encoded by the exons GATAAACACCATGATGCTGCTCAAGAAATCATCGAGACCATTCG GTGGGTGTGCGAAGAGATTCCAGACCTCAAACTGGCAATGGAAAACTATGTACTCATCGACTACGACACCAAGTG tTTTGAGAGTATGCAGAGACTGTGTGACAAATACAACAGGGCGATTGACAGCATTCACCAGCTG TGGAAAGGGACCACCCAGCCCATGAAGCTGAACAAGCGACCTTCCAACGGGCTGTTGAGACACATCCTCCAGCAGGTATACAACCATTCGGTGACCGACCCGGAGAAGCTAAACAACTATGAGCCCTTCTCCCCGGAGGTGTACGGGGAGACGTCTTTCGACCTGGTGGCTCAAATCATCgatgagatggagatgatggAGGATGACACCTTTGTTGATCTTGGCAGCG GCGTGGGTCAGGTGGTGCTGCAGGTTgctgcagcgaccaactgtaaacACTACTATGGCGTGGAAAAGGCAGATATTCCAGCAACCTATGCAGAG ACCATGGACAAAGAGTTTAAAAAGTGGATGAAATGGTACGGGAAGAAACACGGGGAATACACA CTGGAGAGGGGAGATTTTCTGTCTGAAGAATGGAAAGAACGAATTGCCAACACAAG TATTATTTTCGTGAATAACTTTGCCTTCGGGCCTGAGGTGGATCACCAGCTGAAGGAACGTTTTGCAAACATGAAGGAAG GTGGAAAAATTGTATCCTCCAAACCATTTGCACCCTTAAATTTTCGAATAAACAGCCGAAATTTGAGTG ATATAGGCACAATAATGCGTGTGGTGGAGCTCTCGCCACTGAGGGGCTCTGTGTCCTGGACTGGAAAGCCTGTTTCCTACTACTTGCATACCATAGACCGCACCATA CTTGAAAACTACTTTGCAAGTCTCAAAAATCCTAAACTCAGG GAAGAGCAAGAGGTAGCTAGGCGACGTCATCAGAAAGATACAAAGGACAGTAAAAGCAATAGTACCACGCCCACCAAAACTAAGGAACAAAACAAG CAGGACTCTGGTGGGGAGGAGGAGCAGCCTCCTTTGGTGACAGTGGTTAAGGCCGCCGCCAAACCCCGCCGAGCAAAGCTCATGTCCAAAGGTCGGAAGctgaacaacaacagcaacaacaagaaGAGAGGTCGACCCAAGAAGGCAGCACCGGCTGttgacaaaaacaagaagaaccaGAGCGCGTTGGATTTGCTGCATGCCAAGACCCTTTCTGCAGCACCCCCTCAGG ATGCATACCTGCAACCACGGAGCCCCTTTTATCAACTACCTCCTAAAGTTCAGCACTATCCAGCCAATCAACTGTTGCTGAGCCCAACTCCTCCTGGTCTGCAAAATCTGCTAG ATAACTTTAAAGTTCAATACCTCCAGTTTATGGCCTACATGAAGACTCCGCAGTACCGCTCCAACCTGCAGCAGCTTTTAGAGCAGGAGAAG CAAAAACACAGGGATTTGTCTGGACAGGCAGAGCAGCTCCATTCCATCTGCCAGGCTCACAAGGACAAAATCAAAGGTCTCTTTCAGACCAAACTCGACGAG CTGGGAGTGAAAGCTCTCACTGTGGAGGACCTGCTGCAGGCTCAGAAGGAGATATCAGCTCATAACCATCAGCTGAAAGAGCAGACAAAACAGCTCGAGAGAGACATGGCTTTGCTGAAAGACCACAGCCTGCTACTG cTGAAGTCTCGATGTGAGGAGCTGAAGCTAGATTGGGGCTCGTTGTGTCTGGAAAATCTACTAAAGGAGAAACAGGCCCTGCGGAGACAAATCTCTGAGAAGCAGAGGCACTGCTTAGAGTTGCAG ATCAGCATTGTAGAGCTGGAGAAAAGTCAAAGGCAGCAGGAGCTTCTTCAGCTCAAATCTTACAGCCCTCGTGAGGATTCACCTTATAGAAAGAACCCAGATGCCTGCTCCTCCGCAGACATGGACACCTCCAAGTTTGCACTGTCTTCTGCCCAAGTTCTTAATGGCATCAGCCCAGAAAGACCCATCAACGGCACCAGCTCGCCTTCTTTTGAGCGGCCAAGCACTAAGATTGAGCTCCTTTCACGCTATCTCCCCATCTCTCCCGACCACGACATCGTGTCTGCCATGCCTGAAGCTCGGCAGAGACTGCAGATCTCCCACGCTCTTCCTGATTACACACGCTTCTCCCCAGCCAAAATTGCCTTGCGCAGGCATCTGAACCAGGAGCCCACGGCCTCTGGCCACCTGAGAGGCCTCGGGCTGCCCACACACAG GATGGAAATGGGTGGCATGAACTCCCCTCTTGGAGCCAAGCAGAGCAGCCCGTCTCCTAATGCATCTGATACACCGAGGAGCACTGAGAGG GGTGGAAAGGAGAAGAGTCCATCTGTTCAGGGAGAAAGCAGCATCAAAAGCCTTCCAATAAGTATTCCTCTGAGCACTGTCCACCCAAGCAAACTTCCAGTCAGCATTCCACTGGCCAGTGTTGTGTTGCCTAGTCGGGCTGAGAGGCTG AGAAGTACTCCAAGCCCTGTGTCTCAGGCCTGTCAAACCAATG GATATTCATCTTGCTCAGGGCTCATGAATGGGGGTCTACACCCAGAGGATCAAAATGGTGCTTCTTCATCGcctccaaacacaaacacacctcTGGCAGGACCGCTGAGCAGAGGAGGTCCCATTCAAAGCCCCCCAGTCAGCACTGGGGGTGTTCTTCATTATGCAGACGGACCTCCTAGGATGCTTCCGGAAGATGGCGGCGAAGAATGCCAAGAAGCAGACTCTGACACGGAACCGCAGGACAATGAACTACGGAGGAGAATCTTTTTCTCCTCGTCCTCGTCgtcgtcctcctcttcctcgtcATCAGGCAGTGGAGGCAGCGTGGCCGGAGGATCACGCCTCCACCATCATGCCGGCAGCTCAGCCAAGCAGGGATACCACAGTAACCACGGCAACCACAACCACCAGTCCCCCGGCACACAGCACAGTCACACACCGGCGCACGTGTCGTCATCACACTCCGCTCACTGCCTCGCTTCTCAAGAGGGACGTAAGCGAGGGAGGCGGAAGCGCGGCTCCACAGCGGCCATGGCAACCAGCGGCTCACCTAAGAGGAGATCATTCCCTGGAATCAACGCCAACAACCACTCCTCTGGGTCACCACTCAACATCAATTCCATG GTGAGCAACATAAACCAACCCCTGGAGATCTCTGCCATCTCGTCGCCAGAGCAATCAAGCCGCAGCCCGGCCAGGACTGAAGTTGACCAACCTCCTGTCCTGAAGAGAGAGCGCCCTGTGGAAGTGAATGGTACAGGTCACTACTCCTCCGCCCCCAGCTCTGATGATGACGACTCAGGATACCCTGCTGACGGCTCCAGCTCACG AATTGAAAGAAAAATTGCTACAATTTCCTTGGAAAGCAGAGATGGACACAATAGAATAGGGGAAAATGAAAGAG GCAGGAAGTCTGGAAACAGCAGTGGTAACAGCACAGGTAGTGaggcctcctcctcctcatccttgTCCTCTACAAGCAAATGGAAGTCAACCTTTTCACCCATTTCTGACCCCAAGCAATCCAACTCAGACCTTAGACAAGGAGGATCTCCGTTTGGAATGGGAGGTTCAAACCGGGACTTAGACTCTGATTACAAACAACACCATCAGCAGCCAAGGAAGTGTAGCGATGGAGAGTTATCCAACTACCCCAACCCTTTCCTGAGTCAAGAAACTGGAAACCGCAGTGGTGCTAGCGGCGGAACCCAGGGCGGAAGCATTTCTGAGCCGCGCCAGGCTCTACAGAAACCGAAGGCCCCTCGCGATTGGGAGCTAAAGACCAGCAGTGGCCACTCCAGTCAGAACCTCTTCATGTCTGCTGCCGCCAGCAATGGAGGGGGCATTCTAAGTGGGAAAGTTGGGGCCAGCGCTGTCACAGTTTCCTCGACAGGATCCTCTGTGGGTCAGTACCTAGGTTCACAGTTTCCACTGGGAGGGACCTCGGTCCTACAGTCACTGTTCGGCGCCCAAACAGGAAGCTCCAATGCAGGCGGGAACACACGACTGGTCAACGGACATTCTGGCCTTGGGAGTTTCTCTACCGCTGGGCTGGCAGGTGGAGCAGCAGGAG GTATCTTTCATCATGCGGTTCCCTCGGTGTCCTCCCATCAGTTTGGGGCGTCGTTGCCCACCTCAGGAGGCCTCAGCTCTCTGCTCAGTCTCTCCTCCTCCCAACAAACCACCCCCCAGCCCGCCTCAATGCGCCTGGCCTCCGCATCCTCACCTCTcccctcatcctcctcctccacATCACAGGCCCAGCATAGCCGCACCCAGTCGGTGCTGCACAGCCCCTCTACTCCCACGCTCTTGCTGCCCCCGCCGCCACCCCTGCACAGTGCTCCCTTGCACGCCGAATCCCCACCACCCTCTCGGTCTGACTCCCTCCACTCTGTCCGTCTCTCCCACTCTTCTCTCCATCACCAGAGGGCGCATTCGTCCCTCACTCTTACCATCTCATCTTTCACCCCGTCCTCCTCTGCCGCTCTCTCTGCTActgcttcctcctcttcctcctcgtcTCGTCCATTCGCAGTACATTACTCCCCCCGCCTTCCACCGACGCCACCCAGTAGCTCAGGTGGTGGCGTCAGCAGCATGCGAAGGACTCAGGGCATGCATGGCGCCTACAGCACCTCCTCTTCACTCCCTGGCTCTCGACCGAGATAG